From a single Nitrospirota bacterium genomic region:
- a CDS encoding ferredoxin:thioredoxin reductase, which produces MAEPKQVSLDKMWKYVKGFAEKSGTTMHPNHAVTEAVVKGLAMHMDELGKPLCPCNFYKDKQAEAKLRRWMCACDEMQIYKYCHCLLFVREDGLPITEYLPESHEGREIYGVITDPTPDKGRAMKHKASAAPASLGETPESSASTT; this is translated from the coding sequence ATGGCTGAGCCCAAACAAGTGAGTCTCGACAAGATGTGGAAATATGTGAAGGGATTCGCGGAGAAGAGCGGAACGACCATGCATCCGAATCATGCCGTGACCGAAGCCGTGGTCAAAGGTCTTGCGATGCACATGGACGAGCTGGGCAAACCACTCTGCCCCTGCAATTTCTACAAGGATAAACAAGCAGAAGCGAAACTCCGCCGGTGGATGTGCGCCTGTGATGAAATGCAGATCTACAAATACTGCCACTGCCTCTTGTTTGTGAGGGAAGACGGCCTGCCAATCACAGAATATCTCCCGGAGAGCCATGAAGGGCGGGAGATCTATGGGGTCATCACAGATCCGACCCCTGACAAAGGCCGCGCCATGAAACACAAAGCTTCAGCTGCACCGGCATCATTAGGCGAAACACCTGAATCGTCCGCATCTACTACATAA
- the hflC gene encoding protease modulator HflC, with translation MTKQGLIIAFLAVIGGLLFLGASPLFVVDITQTAIVVQLGKPVRNLPEPGLYVKVPFAQEVIYFDKRLLDYDSAAQDVITQDKKTLLLDNYAKWRIVDPLKVYQSFQSQRGALQRLNDIIYSELRVELGRHDLIEIVASHRGELMKIVTQRSNEKASAYGIEIHDVRIKRADLPEQNERAVFARMQAERERQAKQYRAEGAEEAQKIRSEAEKDREIILAQAYKESEELRGAGDAKAFRIYAEAYRQDPHFFEFTRSMEAYKKTFKDKSTLVIGPDSEFFRYLKQR, from the coding sequence ATGACCAAGCAGGGGCTTATCATTGCGTTTCTGGCGGTCATTGGTGGTTTGCTGTTTCTAGGGGCCTCGCCTCTCTTCGTCGTCGACATCACCCAGACTGCCATCGTGGTCCAACTGGGAAAGCCTGTTCGAAATCTCCCGGAGCCAGGGCTCTATGTGAAAGTGCCCTTCGCTCAAGAAGTCATCTACTTCGACAAGCGTCTGTTGGATTACGACTCGGCCGCGCAAGATGTGATCACACAAGACAAGAAGACTCTTCTCCTTGACAACTACGCCAAGTGGAGGATTGTCGACCCGCTTAAAGTCTATCAGAGCTTTCAGTCCCAACGGGGAGCCCTTCAACGACTCAATGACATTATCTATTCCGAGCTTCGAGTCGAACTCGGACGCCATGACCTTATTGAAATTGTCGCGTCGCACCGTGGCGAACTCATGAAAATCGTGACCCAGCGCTCGAATGAGAAAGCATCTGCGTATGGGATCGAGATCCATGACGTGAGGATCAAACGAGCCGACCTTCCTGAGCAGAATGAGCGGGCTGTGTTCGCCCGAATGCAAGCGGAACGGGAACGACAGGCGAAGCAATACCGCGCAGAAGGTGCTGAGGAAGCCCAGAAAATCCGGTCAGAGGCGGAAAAGGATCGAGAGATTATTCTGGCTCAGGCGTATAAGGAGTCGGAAGAACTTCGTGGCGCTGGGGATGCGAAAGCGTTTCGGATCTATGCCGAAGCTTACCGACAAGACCCTCACTTTTTTGAATTTACCCGCTCAATGGAAGCCTATAAGAAAACCTTCAAAGATAAGTCCACCCTGGTAATTGGGCCTGACTCAGAATTCTTCCGCTATCTGAAGCAGCGCTAA
- a CDS encoding rhodanese has product MGSVISPKELKTRLDKGDNLVLLDVREDWEYSLAKIDGSILVPLGTLPQSLTRLNRESEIIAICHHGMRSADATNFLLQQGFSNVKNLMGGIDAWSVHVDGAIPRY; this is encoded by the coding sequence ATGGGTTCTGTCATTTCTCCGAAAGAATTAAAAACACGACTCGATAAGGGAGATAACCTTGTCCTGCTGGACGTGCGGGAAGATTGGGAATACTCGCTCGCAAAAATAGATGGCTCAATCCTTGTTCCCCTCGGAACACTTCCTCAATCGCTCACTCGGTTGAACCGCGAATCCGAGATCATCGCCATTTGCCACCACGGTATGAGAAGCGCTGATGCGACAAACTTCCTCCTTCAACAAGGATTCTCAAATGTGAAGAATTTGATGGGGGGAATCGACGCATGGTCGGTCCATGTGGATGGAGCAATCCCCCGCTATTGA
- a CDS encoding NAD-dependent epimerase/dehydratase family protein — MKVLVTGGAGFIGSHLVDRLVQEGHEVVVVDNLSTGKRRNLNRVARFYKLDIQSWRLERVFRNERPNIVMHLAAQMDVRKSVADPIFDAQINILGMLNVLQQAVRHGVRKVVFSSSGGAIYGEQEIYPAPESHVMRPLSPYGISKLCGEQYLSYYQRVSGLQMVNLRYSNVYGPRQDPDGEAGVVAIFIQKLLNNEQAIVNGNGRQTRDFIYVEDVVEANLAVMGQEVQGTYNVGTGEETSINDLLRILISHTNSACKEVHGPAMSGEQARSVIDSSKLHQELSWEPKVELREGLKRTVEYFRERMS; from the coding sequence ATGAAGGTGCTCGTGACTGGAGGTGCCGGTTTCATCGGATCCCATTTGGTCGATCGGCTTGTACAGGAAGGGCATGAGGTTGTTGTTGTAGACAATCTGTCCACGGGGAAGCGGCGTAACCTTAATCGCGTTGCTCGTTTCTACAAGCTGGATATTCAGAGCTGGAGACTTGAACGGGTATTTCGCAACGAGCGACCCAATATTGTTATGCATCTTGCTGCACAGATGGATGTCCGAAAATCTGTGGCAGATCCAATCTTCGATGCACAGATCAATATCCTTGGGATGCTGAATGTGCTGCAGCAAGCGGTTAGGCATGGAGTGCGGAAGGTTGTGTTTTCTTCTTCCGGCGGGGCTATCTATGGCGAGCAAGAGATTTATCCTGCCCCAGAGTCTCATGTTATGCGGCCGCTGTCGCCATACGGAATCAGCAAGCTGTGCGGGGAGCAATACCTGTCCTATTACCAGCGTGTGAGCGGACTTCAGATGGTGAACCTGCGCTATTCCAATGTCTATGGCCCGCGTCAGGATCCTGATGGAGAGGCAGGTGTGGTTGCGATCTTCATTCAGAAGCTACTGAATAACGAGCAAGCGATCGTCAATGGGAACGGCCGTCAGACGCGAGATTTCATCTACGTTGAAGACGTCGTCGAGGCAAATCTTGCCGTGATGGGTCAGGAGGTACAGGGAACATATAATGTTGGAACGGGAGAGGAAACCTCAATCAACGATTTGTTGAGGATCTTGATCTCCCACACAAACTCGGCATGTAAGGAAGTTCATGGGCCAGCGATGAGTGGTGAACAGGCGCGGAGTGTGATTGATTCAAGCAAGCTCCATCAAGAATTGTCCTGGGAGCCCAAGGTCGAATTGCGTGAAGGACTCAAGCGCACCGTCGAGTATTTCCGCGAGCGCATGAGTTAG
- a CDS encoding formate--tetrahydrofolate ligase: MTDIEINRSVKARPIQEVADQLGIQASELVPHGRLKAKVSLDALERVSAAPLGRYVLVTAITPTPLGEGKTTTSIGLAMGLSRLGHRTVVTLRQPSIGPVFGIKGGGTGGGRAQVLPMEEINLHLTGDAHAVSASHNLLSAFVDNHLFHGNTLQVDPIRITWPRTSGVSDRALRQIVLGEGVVAHSGQFVITEASEVMAILALASSQADLRQRLGRIIVGFTKGGKPLRAEEFGCAGSMAVLLREALLPNIVQTLEGTPAFVHTGPFGNIAHGNCSILSDGIALRCGDYVVTEAGFGSDLGAEKFFNIKCRLSGFKPAVGVVVVTLRALKLHGGGGAVKVGAPLPAGLTGPNQEALARGFANLEQHIANVKAHGVPVVVAVNAFVDDPVDELKWVRERSLEVGAVGAAVSTHWADGGKGAEELARSVVRATKERSTFRHLYDVAWPIKKKILTIATQMYGASAVTFEAEAERDIELAQQLGLDRLPICMAKTPLSLSHDPALKGRPSGFTLPIKEVRILAGAGFLTAVCSGIQLMPGLPKKPAGERIGIDPGTGEIVGLS; this comes from the coding sequence ATGACAGATATTGAGATCAACCGGTCAGTGAAGGCACGTCCAATTCAGGAGGTTGCTGATCAGCTTGGTATCCAGGCCAGCGAGTTAGTCCCGCATGGAAGGCTAAAAGCAAAGGTTTCGCTTGATGCCCTTGAGCGGGTTTCCGCGGCACCTCTCGGCCGGTATGTGCTCGTAACCGCCATCACTCCGACTCCGCTTGGAGAAGGCAAAACGACAACGTCCATAGGACTTGCCATGGGCCTTTCCCGCCTCGGCCATCGAACGGTCGTGACACTTCGACAACCTTCAATAGGGCCGGTGTTTGGGATTAAAGGTGGAGGAACAGGGGGAGGGCGAGCGCAAGTCCTTCCGATGGAAGAGATCAACCTCCACCTGACCGGCGACGCTCATGCTGTATCTGCCAGCCACAATCTTTTGTCAGCGTTTGTTGATAATCACTTGTTTCATGGAAATACTCTTCAGGTGGATCCCATTCGGATCACGTGGCCACGGACGTCTGGGGTCAGCGATCGGGCCTTACGACAGATCGTGCTGGGAGAGGGTGTCGTGGCCCATTCGGGGCAGTTTGTGATCACAGAAGCCTCTGAAGTCATGGCAATTCTCGCTTTGGCATCGAGTCAAGCTGATCTGAGACAGAGGCTCGGTCGAATCATTGTAGGGTTTACTAAGGGTGGTAAGCCATTGCGGGCAGAAGAGTTTGGATGTGCCGGGTCTATGGCGGTGTTGCTTAGAGAAGCGTTGTTGCCGAATATCGTTCAGACGCTTGAGGGAACCCCGGCGTTCGTGCATACGGGCCCGTTCGGTAATATCGCCCATGGGAACTGTTCGATTCTTTCCGATGGCATCGCCTTACGTTGTGGGGACTATGTCGTCACGGAGGCTGGATTCGGGAGTGATCTCGGGGCAGAGAAATTTTTCAACATCAAATGTCGCCTTTCCGGATTCAAGCCGGCAGTAGGCGTGGTGGTTGTCACACTTCGTGCACTCAAGCTTCATGGTGGTGGAGGGGCGGTCAAGGTCGGAGCCCCACTCCCGGCAGGGCTTACCGGACCTAATCAGGAAGCATTGGCCAGAGGCTTTGCGAACTTGGAGCAGCACATTGCGAACGTGAAAGCCCATGGGGTACCAGTGGTGGTGGCAGTCAATGCATTTGTCGATGATCCTGTGGATGAACTGAAGTGGGTGCGCGAGCGGTCTCTAGAGGTTGGGGCAGTGGGGGCTGCCGTTTCAACCCATTGGGCCGACGGGGGCAAAGGGGCGGAAGAGTTAGCGAGGTCGGTGGTCAGGGCCACAAAGGAAAGGTCCACATTCAGGCATTTATATGATGTAGCCTGGCCGATCAAAAAGAAAATCCTGACTATCGCGACACAAATGTACGGGGCCTCTGCTGTGACGTTCGAGGCAGAAGCCGAGCGAGATATTGAATTGGCACAGCAGCTCGGACTCGATCGCCTCCCCATCTGTATGGCAAAGACGCCACTATCACTGTCGCACGATCCGGCGTTGAAGGGGCGCCCATCCGGTTTTACGCTGCCCATCAAGGAGGTGCGAATACTGGCAGGGGCCGGGTTTCTCACGGCGGTCTGCTCAGGCATTCAACTGATGCCAGGCCTGCCGAAGAAGCCGGCAGGGGAACGAATTGGAATCGACCCAGGCACAGGCGAGATTGTGGGGCTGTCCTAA
- a CDS encoding exodeoxyribonuclease VII large subunit, which produces MLTVSELTGLLRASIEEQFSDIWLEGELSNIRTPGSGHVYCTIKDKMSQIRAVLFRSSANRLRFGLQEGLHVIVRGRLSVYEPRGEYQIVLDMMEPMGIGALQLAFEQLKERLAAEGLFDQDRKKAIPPFPRTVGVVTSLTGAAIRDILAVLRRRWPIVHIVIAPVQVQGEGAGRQIVEALAALNGLGSVDVVIVGRGGGSLEDLWSFNEEIVVRAIAVSHIPVVSAVGHEIDVTLADFVADLRAPTPSAAAEAVVPVLADIVERLRELRVRMEQVMLRRCASERRRTDVGVLGLKDVRFRLQEAAQQTDDLMDCLSKMTQRLLRVRREQVHEVQRDLSGLNPILVIKQGLVRIPHLSKRLEGRMCVTMEHHRHRVRATLAQLNTLSPLAVLGRGYSILQTVPTSQILHRASDVETGQELEAQLARGRLSCVVTRVLDDSPV; this is translated from the coding sequence ATTCTAACGGTTTCGGAGCTGACGGGTCTGCTTCGTGCTTCAATCGAAGAACAATTCTCCGATATCTGGTTGGAAGGAGAGCTCTCCAATATCCGCACTCCCGGATCAGGACACGTCTATTGCACGATCAAGGACAAGATGAGTCAAATTCGTGCGGTGCTGTTCCGATCGAGCGCGAATCGACTGCGTTTTGGTTTGCAAGAAGGGCTACACGTTATCGTGCGTGGGCGACTCTCGGTCTACGAACCACGTGGAGAGTATCAAATCGTGCTCGATATGATGGAGCCGATGGGGATCGGCGCGCTGCAGCTGGCATTTGAACAGTTAAAAGAACGCCTGGCGGCGGAGGGGCTATTCGATCAGGATAGAAAGAAGGCGATTCCTCCATTTCCCCGGACGGTAGGTGTCGTCACATCACTGACGGGGGCAGCTATTCGAGATATCCTGGCTGTCCTTAGGCGGCGTTGGCCGATAGTCCACATTGTTATTGCCCCGGTTCAGGTCCAGGGGGAGGGTGCAGGCCGGCAAATTGTGGAAGCGCTGGCCGCCTTGAACGGGCTGGGTTCGGTGGATGTCGTCATTGTTGGGCGAGGCGGGGGATCGTTGGAAGATCTCTGGAGCTTCAACGAGGAGATCGTGGTACGTGCCATTGCGGTCTCCCATATCCCTGTGGTGTCGGCTGTCGGACATGAAATCGATGTAACGCTTGCCGACTTTGTCGCCGATCTCCGAGCGCCGACTCCGTCGGCCGCAGCGGAGGCTGTGGTGCCGGTGTTGGCTGACATCGTGGAGCGACTGAGGGAGCTGAGAGTCCGTATGGAACAGGTGATGCTCCGGCGTTGCGCCTCCGAGCGGCGGCGGACTGATGTCGGAGTTCTCGGGCTCAAAGATGTAAGGTTCCGTCTCCAGGAGGCAGCACAGCAGACAGATGACTTGATGGATTGCTTGAGCAAGATGACACAAAGACTGCTTCGGGTCAGGCGTGAACAGGTCCACGAGGTGCAGCGCGATCTTTCCGGTCTCAATCCCATTCTTGTGATCAAGCAAGGCTTAGTGAGGATTCCGCATCTCTCGAAACGCCTTGAGGGACGAATGTGTGTAACAATGGAACACCATCGCCACCGGGTCCGTGCGACCTTGGCGCAACTTAATACCCTAAGTCCTTTGGCGGTTCTTGGACGAGGCTACAGCATTCTTCAGACGGTTCCGACCAGTCAAATTCTCCATCGGGCGAGTGATGTCGAAACGGGGCAGGAGCTGGAAGCCCAATTGGCAAGAGGGCGTTTGAGTTGCGTAGTCACTCGTGTATTGGACGATTCCCCAGTTTGA
- the xseB gene encoding exodeoxyribonuclease VII small subunit: MAAVKFETAMARLEAIVGELEKSDLPLDESLKIFEEGIRLSKSCLKILEEAEHKVEVLVQDKNGKKRIHAYSSGEEPDEPSA; encoded by the coding sequence GTGGCAGCAGTAAAATTTGAAACAGCGATGGCGCGATTAGAAGCCATTGTTGGTGAGCTGGAAAAAAGCGATCTTCCTCTAGACGAATCGCTCAAGATTTTTGAGGAGGGTATTCGCCTCTCGAAAAGCTGTCTTAAGATTCTAGAAGAAGCAGAGCATAAAGTAGAAGTGCTCGTGCAAGACAAAAATGGCAAAAAACGAATCCACGCATACTCTTCAGGCGAAGAGCCCGATGAACCATCCGCCTAG
- a CDS encoding M23 family metallopeptidase gives MAMGQVNGTENSDGYTVVVFRGSSAKPLRFSFPRKLVSKLLIIGSIFLLANILVIAHYVIRTGEVWELTSFRAEAMNAREQTEEFSSSIDDLKKRLTSMKEVNQRLRVMLGIESPKTGDMINGRGGVDAPLPEGDDTLPADLKTLKNGAGSQPSKTDETNQSTVSGQASTSADSSNLTEQDKIASIKDGIEWLSKEAATQEQSLQELSLAAEQRSSRWAATPSIWPVKGWVTSGFGPRVSPFTEKPAWHDGLDIGAAANAPVQASAQGRVTAVGFDAKLGNVVKIDHGFGIETLYGHLAKALVKEGQRVKRGEVVGLVGSTGLATGPHLHYMVKAHGQALDPVKYILE, from the coding sequence ATGGCCATGGGACAAGTGAACGGCACAGAAAATAGTGATGGCTACACAGTTGTAGTCTTTCGTGGCTCATCAGCCAAGCCTCTTCGGTTCAGCTTTCCTCGCAAGCTCGTCAGCAAGCTGTTGATTATTGGGTCTATTTTTCTTCTAGCCAATATTCTGGTTATCGCGCATTACGTGATTAGAACCGGTGAAGTTTGGGAACTCACGTCATTCCGGGCAGAAGCAATGAATGCGCGAGAACAGACTGAGGAATTTTCCAGCTCTATCGACGATCTGAAAAAGCGTTTAACGAGTATGAAGGAAGTTAATCAGCGACTTCGAGTTATGTTAGGAATCGAGTCTCCTAAAACAGGGGATATGATAAACGGCCGAGGTGGTGTAGATGCTCCTCTTCCCGAGGGTGATGATACTCTCCCTGCTGATTTAAAAACCCTCAAGAACGGCGCCGGGTCTCAGCCATCCAAAACTGATGAAACCAACCAAAGTACTGTATCTGGTCAAGCAAGTACCTCTGCTGATTCGAGTAATCTCACTGAGCAGGATAAGATCGCCTCAATTAAGGATGGCATAGAATGGCTATCGAAAGAAGCCGCGACCCAGGAACAATCACTTCAAGAGTTGTCCTTGGCTGCTGAACAGAGATCTTCTCGATGGGCAGCTACCCCTTCCATTTGGCCGGTAAAGGGATGGGTGACCTCTGGGTTCGGGCCAAGGGTTTCCCCATTCACAGAAAAGCCAGCGTGGCATGATGGGTTGGATATTGGAGCGGCTGCTAATGCGCCGGTTCAAGCTTCGGCTCAGGGACGAGTCACAGCAGTCGGCTTCGATGCTAAGCTGGGAAATGTCGTAAAAATAGATCATGGATTCGGTATTGAAACCCTCTATGGGCATCTGGCTAAGGCGTTAGTCAAAGAAGGACAGCGCGTGAAGCGTGGAGAGGTCGTTGGCTTAGTTGGTAGTACAGGACTAGCCACGGGTCCCCACCTGCATTATATGGTCAAAGCCCATGGCCAGGCGCTAGACCCAGTAAAGTATATTCTCGAATAA
- the hflK gene encoding FtsH protease activity modulator HflK, whose translation MVWDPKDPWSRKSDPLEDALKQAQSQFKNLMPTFGNLLPSTGFRNIAILGLIIFLAWQCVFIVAPDEEGVVKRFGAPVRTVEPGPHLKIPLAESVLQPKVQKLHRVEVGFRTERQGRQQMLAQEALMLTGDMNILAIQFIVQYKIKDSSNYLFNVAQIEETISKAAEASMREVVGKGKIDEALTTGKAQIQQDTQVLLQALLDQYQGGIQVAAVQLQDVSPPEAVAAAFKDVTNAKEDREKLINQSQSYRNDILPKAQGEAAQVVNQAKGNAQARVDRAHGEANRFVATLKEYNQAKDIISKRIYIETMEEILPNIEKIIIDGKTADRMLPYLPLDRIKPKTGATTTSESQNP comes from the coding sequence ATGGTCTGGGACCCCAAAGATCCTTGGAGTAGGAAGAGCGACCCGCTTGAGGATGCGCTCAAGCAGGCCCAGTCGCAATTCAAGAATTTGATGCCCACGTTCGGGAACCTATTGCCCTCAACCGGCTTCAGAAACATCGCGATTTTAGGGCTGATCATTTTTCTCGCCTGGCAATGCGTATTTATCGTCGCTCCGGATGAAGAGGGCGTCGTCAAGCGATTCGGTGCCCCTGTCCGAACTGTGGAACCTGGCCCTCATTTGAAAATCCCTCTCGCCGAATCGGTTCTACAGCCGAAAGTCCAAAAACTCCATCGTGTCGAGGTCGGCTTCCGTACGGAGCGGCAAGGCCGCCAGCAAATGCTGGCGCAGGAAGCCCTGATGCTCACCGGCGACATGAACATCCTGGCCATCCAATTTATCGTGCAATACAAGATTAAAGATTCATCGAACTACCTCTTTAACGTCGCTCAAATTGAGGAGACGATCAGTAAAGCAGCCGAAGCCTCAATGCGCGAAGTGGTCGGAAAGGGCAAGATCGATGAGGCATTGACGACCGGCAAGGCGCAGATCCAACAGGATACCCAGGTGCTCCTGCAAGCTCTCCTCGATCAGTACCAGGGCGGCATCCAGGTCGCAGCCGTCCAACTCCAGGACGTCAGTCCTCCGGAAGCCGTGGCGGCGGCGTTCAAGGATGTGACGAATGCGAAGGAAGATCGAGAAAAACTGATCAACCAGTCTCAGAGTTATCGCAACGACATTCTCCCTAAAGCCCAAGGCGAAGCCGCCCAGGTGGTGAACCAGGCCAAGGGCAACGCCCAGGCGCGAGTGGATCGCGCCCATGGTGAGGCCAACCGTTTTGTGGCGACGTTGAAAGAATACAACCAAGCCAAAGACATCATCAGCAAACGGATCTATATCGAAACGATGGAAGAAATCCTGCCGAATATCGAGAAAATCATTATTGATGGGAAGACAGCTGATCGGATGCTGCCGTATCTTCCGCTCGATCGTATCAAGCCCAAGACCGGCGCAACAACAACCAGTGAGAGCCAGAATCCATGA
- a CDS encoding divalent-cation tolerance protein CutA, translated as MGAPLRKEPATQILVIMVTVANQKEAVKIGKVVVKARLAACVNIIPAIQSIYRWNGKILKSQEVLLIFKSTKARYAVLEKAIKAIHTYDTPEIIALPVQEGIPQYIRWVCSETNS; from the coding sequence ATGGGCGCGCCTCTTAGGAAGGAACCTGCAACGCAGATCCTTGTTATCATGGTAACGGTAGCAAACCAGAAAGAAGCGGTTAAGATTGGAAAAGTAGTGGTAAAAGCAAGGCTGGCTGCCTGTGTGAACATCATCCCGGCCATTCAGTCTATATACAGATGGAATGGAAAAATATTGAAATCACAGGAAGTTCTGCTCATATTCAAATCGACCAAGGCACGATATGCTGTACTCGAGAAAGCCATCAAGGCGATACATACATATGACACTCCCGAAATCATCGCCTTGCCTGTTCAGGAAGGCATACCACAATATATTAGGTGGGTCTGCAGTGAGACCAACAGCTAA
- a CDS encoding TlyA family RNA methyltransferase: MASPPREHKARLDCVLVAQGLVSSREAAARRVLAGGVLVDGIMVDKPAKLVSPDARIEIARPASFVSRSGDKLAAALEAFQIDPKGTICVDVGCSTGGFTDCLLQRGAIRIYAIDVGYGQFEWRLRQDSRVVLLERTNIRYVDRGLVPEPIDLAVIDVSFISLTLVLPAVIHLLNRSAVVVALVKPQFEVGKGQVGRGGIVRDDRQREAVTNKIIDCAACLGLTLKGVLDSPVIGRKGNREILVGFAREIAA, encoded by the coding sequence ATGGCATCTCCCCCGCGTGAACACAAGGCAAGGTTGGATTGTGTGCTCGTGGCTCAGGGGCTGGTATCCAGTCGTGAAGCCGCGGCCAGAAGGGTCTTAGCAGGGGGAGTTTTGGTCGATGGGATCATGGTGGATAAACCTGCGAAGTTGGTGTCGCCGGATGCGCGCATTGAAATTGCGCGGCCTGCGTCTTTTGTCAGTCGATCCGGAGATAAGTTAGCTGCGGCCCTTGAGGCCTTTCAAATTGACCCGAAAGGGACCATCTGTGTGGATGTTGGCTGCTCAACCGGCGGGTTCACAGACTGTCTTTTGCAGCGAGGGGCCATCCGCATCTATGCGATCGATGTGGGGTATGGCCAATTTGAATGGAGGCTTCGGCAAGATTCGCGTGTTGTCTTGCTCGAGCGGACCAACATCCGGTATGTTGACCGTGGTTTGGTTCCAGAACCGATCGACCTGGCAGTAATCGACGTGTCTTTTATTTCTCTCACGCTGGTATTGCCAGCTGTCATTCACCTACTCAACAGGTCTGCGGTAGTTGTGGCGTTAGTGAAGCCGCAGTTTGAAGTCGGTAAGGGTCAGGTGGGACGAGGGGGAATCGTGCGAGATGATAGGCAGCGCGAGGCAGTGACCAATAAGATCATTGATTGCGCTGCTTGTTTGGGGCTTACGCTTAAAGGCGTGCTGGATTCTCCCGTGATAGGGCGAAAAGGGAATCGGGAGATTCTTGTTGGTTTTGCCCGAGAGATAGCAGCCTAA